The genomic segment TGGCCACCGCTTGCAAAATGATTGCCGACGAATACGTAAGAAACCCTTTGCCCATGTGTACTCCTTCAAGAGTCTATAAGAGGATAGAATTCTTTTTAGCAAGAATTCTAGTTAGTCAGGATTCTACATAGCTAGACGGTTCGGTCAAGATCGGAAACGCGTTTTTGAGCGTTGAGCCGACAAAAAAGTGAACCGAGGAAGGGGAGCGTCAGATCGGTTTCAAACTTTGCGAATGACAACGATTTTTTAGGAAGGATTGAGCCTCATTCTCAATGAAATGAGGACCGGGACGCTTGCTCGTGATGGATTCAGGTTCTCCGGTAAGCAAGCTCTCGAGATACAGGGCAGCCGACTATTGGCTGTGATACAAGAGGCACCGATTCACGCGGCGCAGTTCGCGCGCCAGCAAGTCGCTCCCGTTCAGTTCCGCCAGCGTCTGCCGATAGGCTTCCGTCTTTGTCAGGCCGCCAGCCAACAAGTCTGCGTAACAGTCGGCCAGGTGCTGCGCCAGTTCTTCGACAATGGCGGCTTCGTGTGTCGGTTCCAACTGCGATTTTGCCAGTCGCCGTCTGATTTCCGTTTTCCAGTCAGGAAGGTCCGACTCCTTCTTTGCGCAGGTTGGGTGCCTCCATCGCCAAGCGAGAATCTTTGTCCTGGGCGGCGATGCTTTTCGCAGCAGTTCCGCCCGTCCAAATTTCAGGCGACGCAATTTCAATCTCCGCCACAATCAACTCCGCCTCCAACTGTCGCGCTGATTGAAGCAGTTTGCCGTCGGGAGCAACGATTCCGGATGAACCGTAAGACACCAAACCCTCAATGCTTCCGGCGACATCAGCGCGAATTACGAAAACGCCGTTTTCGATTGCCAGCGCGATGTCCACCTTCCTGGTTTCGGCGACCAGTTCCGGCTTCGCTTTTGACAGAGGAAGGCCATTGTTTGTCGGGACGAACAATGCTTTCGCCCCTTTGGCGGTTAAAGTTCGCGCCAGTTCGCCATGATTTGAATCGTTGCAAATTGTGATTCCGAAGGTCAGGTTACCTACAGTGAAAACAGGCAGTTCGTCGCCCGGTTCGTAAACCGAATGACGGATTGCAGGGTGTCGTTTGCGGTAAATGCCAGCGACCGTTCCTCGATGAAAAACGGCGGCGGAATTGTAAAGCCGTCCACTGCGATCAATTTCGGTAAATCCCAGAATGGTTGTCACCCGGTCATTCGCAAGAGGAGCCAGCAGTGTTTGCAATTGCCCGCTTTCCACATCAATGGCAATGTCCGCGGGCGAAGCTGAATAGTCAGCGAGACCACCCAAGACCCCTTCTGGACAACACACGACTTCCACACTATATGCTTCGCAGTAAGCGATCTGTTCCCGAATCAGACCTAAAACTTTCTTTGAGCCTGTTGCAGGCAAAGGGGCTTGGTAAGCGGCGACTTTCATTTACAACCGTCTCAGGTTTGTTCCGAAGGTTTTGCGCTTGGCTCACCAAAAGTCAGCCAGAAGCCATTCAGATCGCGGATGATGAATTCGCGCATTCCGTAAAATGTGTCGTGCGGTTGTTCCTGCACCTGGACGCGCTGCTTGAGAGTTTCGTACAGGTGATCCACCTGCTCGGTGTGGATATAAAGATCAACTTCGCGGCGAGGTTGCGAACTGGGCTGCCCATCGGCGCTGAACATCACGCGGCCTGCGCCAAAAGACACCAGCGCGAAAACGACTTCGCCGCAAATTTCGCCAACATCAAGTGTTGCAAAGCCGATGGATTCATACCACGCAACTGTCGCCCCTACATCAGGGACATGAATCATGGGAGTGACACGCGGTTCCATTGATACCTCGTTTCGCCATCTGTCGTTCAGGTTTTTCCGTGGAAGTTCCCCGCTTCTTCTTTTTCGGGCCGGATTATTCGTCGCGCAGTGCAACGAGCGGGTCCGTGTTGGTCGCGCGGCGGGCCGGGAGATAACAAGCTAGCAGCGCCACCGCGGTTAAAAGCAATGCGACACCGCCAAATGCTGACGGATCGGTTGCCGGTGCGCCGAACAGCAGCGATGCCATCAGCCGCGACAGCGCTAGTGAAGCGGTCACGCCAATCGCTATGCCAAACAGCGTCAATCGCATGCCATAACGCAGCGCCAGTTTCAGCACATCCGCGCGATTGGCGCCGAGCGCCATGCGGATGCCGATTTCGCGCGTGCGCTGGGCCATCGAATACGCCATCACGCCGTAAATGCCCATCGAAACCAGCGCCAGGGTCAATCCAGCGAAACAACCGAACAAAAACAGATAAAACCGTGGTTCGGCCAACGCTTCGCTCAGCCTGTCTTCGACCAGATTGATCTGATAAATCGGTTGATCCTTGTCGAGCGCCCAGATGCCGTTTTTGATGCCAGCGATCAAATCCTTGGCTTCGGTTGTCGTTCGGATGATCAATGTTCGCTGCGCCGTGCGCCGCGAAATCTGGCTCCAGGGATAATAAATTTCCATCCGGCTGAACCCGTCGCCGGGTTTGCCCAGCGTGACATCGCCAACGACGCCCACGACCGTGCTCCACTTTCCGTCTTTGTTGAGCCGTATTCGTTGTCCGATTGGACTTTCATTCGGCCAATACCGGCGAACCATTTCCTGATTGATGATCATGGATGGCGGAGCATTGATGGTGTCTTCTTCGCCAAACGCGCGTCCCTGCAAAATCGGAATCTGCATGGTTTGAAAATAGTGCGAATCAACATGGCTGAACGGCAAAACCAATTTTGGGTCAGGCGGTTCGGGCGGGCGGCCTTCGACTTCGATTTCCAGGTCAAAGGTAATGCCGCCTCCTTGCGGTGGAACGCCAGCGGCCACTGTCACCGCTTCCACGCCGGGCATTGCCGTCATCATTGTGTGCAGGCGATTGAAAAAATCCGCTTCCTGAGCCGCTGTGGGATATCGCCGCTGTGGCAGTTGAAGATCGGCGGCAATCAGATTCTGCGGATCAAATCCCGGCGGATTGTTGCTTAACCGCAAAAAACTGCGCATCATCAGCCCCGCGCCTGCCAGCAGAACCAGCGACAATGCGATTTCGGCAATGACCAGCGCGTCGCGCAAACGGTTTTGCGAACGATCTGCGGTCGCCTTGCCGGTTGCGCCTTTGAGCGCCAACTGCAGATTGGGGCGCGACGCTTTCAACGCGGGCAGCAGGCCAAACCCAATGCCGGTCAACAACGTGATTCCCAAGGTGAAAATCAGCACGCGATGTTCCAGACTGATTTCGTTTACGCTGAGGAAGGTCAGTTCACTCGGGACAAATTTCGCCAGCGCGTCCACGCCAAACCAGGCCAGGGTAATGCCCAACAATCCGCCGAGCAGCGCCAACAGCAAACTTTCCGTCAACAGTTGTCGAACCAATCGTCCGCGTCCAGCGCCCAGCGCCAACCGCACCGCAATCTCTCCCTGCCGGTTGGCGGCGCGCGCCAGCATCAAATTGGCCGCATTGGCGCAGGCCAGCAGGAGCACAAATCCGACGGCGCCCAGCAAAACCAGCAACGCGCGCCGAGGCCCCGAATTGACACGCTGTGCGTCCAATCGGGACAGTTTGGTTCCCCACCCGCTCGGATCGGGCTTTTCCTTGGACAATCGCTGACTCAGTTCGTTTAAGGACGCCTGCGCTGTTTCCACCGCAAGATCGCCTTTCAACCGGGCGATGGCAATAAACCGCTGCGGGCGTTTCAATTCGTCTGTCGGCGTCAGCGGAAGTGGAATCCAAAGTTGAAATTTGCCATAGGGAAATTTGAAGTTTGGCGGCATCACACCGATTACTGTGTACGGCTGATCGTTAAGCGTCAGCGTTTTTCCCAAAGCTTCCAGGCTGCCACCGAATTGTTTTTTCCAAAAACTGTCGCTGATCAGCACGACGTGATTTGCTCCCAACTCCGCATCAGATGGTTGAAAGCCGCGCCCAAGTCGGGGATTGACGCCCAACATCGCAAACAACCCCGAACTGACGGCAGGCCCATTAACGGCTTCCGGTTCGGTTCCGCCTGTCAGCGTAAACGAGCGCGGGCTATATGCTTCAACCCGTTCGAAAATGTTCGTTTGTCCGCGCCATTCTTCGAACGCCTCCCAGCGCAAACCCGGATAGGCAAATTGGCGGTTTTCTTCCTGCTGCCAGATTTCAACCAAACGATCTGGCTGCGTAAACGGTATCGGGCGGAAGAGCACCGCGTCCACCACGCTGAATACCGCTGTGTTGACGCCAATGCCCAGCGCCAGCGTGATTGCGACGATGAGCGTAAAGCTGGGAGTTTTCCACAACATTCGCGCGCCGTAGCGCAGGTCTTGCCAAAAATCCGCGATCATATTTGTCCTCCGTGTAGCTCCAGGCACGACTGGGTCCGGCGCGGAATAACTCTCCACGCGCTGCAATTCGGCCGCCAGCAAATGATTACTGTTCAGTTCCGCCAGGGTTTGCCAATGCGCGGTTGCTTCCGTTGCGCCGCCAGCCAGCAGCTCTTCGTAACAATCTTCCAGGTATTGCGCGAGCTCTTCGACAATGGCGGCCTCGCGCATCGGAGCAAGCTGCAAAATCACTAAGCGGCGTCTGATTTCCGGTTTCCAATCGGGCATATTCATTTCAGGTTTACGATGCATCCAAGGTCATTGGCGGCTTATTCACAGCGCAAAGCCGCCAGTGGATCAAGTTGAGTCGCTCGGCGCGCGGGCAGATAACAAGCCAGCAGAGCCGCCGTAATCAGCAATCCCGCGACCAAACCAAAAATCAGCGGATCAGTCGTGCTCACGCCAAACAGCAGACTTCGCATCAATCGTGTCAAAGCGAATGCCGCCGCCAGTCCGCATATCACCCCGAACAATGCCAGCCGCAAGCCTTGACCGAGGACGAGCCGTAAGATTTCGCTTCGATCCGCTCCCAAGGCCATTCGAATGCCGAGTTCGTGGGTGCGCTGGCTGACCGCACTGGAAATGACGCCGTAAATGCCGACCACGGCCAGTAACAACGCAAGCACTGCAAACACAGTCATGAGCAGCGCCGGATATTGCCGCAGAAAAGTGGCAGGACGTTCGGCAATCAATTGCTGCATCGGCGCGACGTCAAAAAGCGCCAGGTTATGGTCAAGGCGTTGAACCTCGTGGCGTATGGCGGCGACAATGTTATCGGGATCACTCGTGGTGCGGACGGCAAGGTTCAACTTCGTCCAGGGATTTTGCAGATAGGGGCGATAAACCACTGACGCCGACTCTTCATCCAGTTCTCCCACGCGTTCATCGTCTACTACGCCAACGATCTCATACGGTTTGGGGTCTCCACCTTCAAAAAACAACCGATGCCCCAGCGGGTCTTGTTGGCCGAAGAGCTTTTTGGCTAATGCGTTATTGATGATCAGAACGTCGGGAGCGGATTGATTGTCGGCATCGGTGAAATAACGCCCTTTGAGCAAGGCGATTTCCATCGTTCGGAAATAACCGGAACTCACCACGTGCGTGGTCGTTTTGGGCACTTCGCTGGGTGGGGGTTGCGGTTGGCCCTCCACGCGCAGCAAATCTCCAGGGCCGCCTTGCAACGGGAGCCAGTTAACCGATGCTACACTGGTGACGCCGGGCAATGCTTCGATCTGCGCCAGCAATTGTTGGTGAAACGCGCGGGCTTGATCGTCGGAAGAATATCTGGCTGCGGGTAATTCCAGTTGCAGCGTGAGCAACCGCTCCGGGTTGAATCCCAACTTCACGTCCAATAATTGTTTGCTGCTTTTGATCAGCAAACCGGCTCCGACCAGCAGCACCAAGGCCAATGCGATTTCTGTGATAACGAGTGCGCTGCGAAACCGATGATGTTTGTTACCAGCGGTGCGATTGCCGTCTTTGAGCGCTCTGTGCACATCGAGTTTGGCGGATTGCCAAGCCGGAACCAGTCCGAATACGATTCCGGTGAGAAGCGACAGAGCGGTTGTAAATCCGAAAACGCGCCCATTCAGCGCCACATTTTGCAGATATGGCATCGTCTCCAATTGCGCGGTGGGAATGGCGGCGAGCAGGAGATTGGTTCCCCAACTCGCCAGCAATAACCCGAAGCCGCCTCCCAACACCGTGAGCAGCAAACTTTCACTGAGCAGTTGCCGCACCAGCCGCCAGCGTGTTGCGCCGAGCGCCAGCCGAATGCTGATTTCCTGTCGCCGCGCCGCCGCGCGCAACAACTGTAGGTTGGCAACATTGGCGCAGGCAATCAGCAGCACACAACCAACCGCTCCCAGCAATACCCACAGCAGCGCTCCTACGGAGCCTATAATCTGTTCGTGTAACGGAACGAGCGTCAGCCCCGCTCCCGTGTGTGTATCCGGATTTTCGCGTTCGATGCGCGCACCAACGGCATTCATCTGTGTTTGAGCTTGCGCCAGACTGACGCCGGGTCTAAGGCGGGCAATCACGTCCAGCCAGTGCATAAAGCGCCGGTTCAGTTGGAAAGGAGTCGGTCGCAATGGCACCCAAATCTGTGCTTTCGGCATTGGCGCAAACTGAAAGCTCGGAGGAAGCACTCCAAGCACAGTGTAGCCATTTCCATCCAGCACAATTTGTTGCCCGACGATTTTGGGATCAGCGCCGAAGCGCCGCTGCCACAAACCATAATTGATCACCACAGTCGGCGCTGCGCCCGGTTTATCTTCCTGGGGAAAAAAGCTGCGGCCCAACAGCGGCGTAACGCCCAAGACAGAAAAGAAGCTCGCTGTTACCCGCGCACCTTCGATTCGCTCGGCTTCGGCGGGCCCGGTCAATGTGAATGAGCCGTCCCATCCGGTATAACCACAGATGCCTTCGATGGTGTCTGATTGCTGTCCCCAATCCAGGTAATCCGGGTAGGAAGCGTCCATTTTCTTGATTTCTCCGAGCCGCCGTGTTTCCCAAACCTGCACCAAACGGTCGGAGCCTTTATAGGGAAGTCCGCGCAACAATGCCGCATCCACGACTGTAAAGATCGCTGTATTCGCCCCGATACCCAACGCCAACGTCAACACGGCGATCCAGGTGAAACCGGGATGTTTCCGCAACAGCCGTGCGCCAAAGCGCAAGTCATGCCACAGGTCTATAAGCATATTTGTCCTCCGATTGGTTCCGAACGCGATAGGCTCCGGCGCGACCTGCCGTTCGACACCTCGCAGTTCGCGCGCCAGCATTTCGTTGGTGCTCAATTCCGCCAGCGTTCGGCGATAGGCTGCTGCTGGCGACGCCCCGCTTCCCAGCACCTCTTCGTAACAATCCTCCAGGTACTGCGAGAGTTCTTCGACGATGGCGGCTTCGCGCATTGGTTCCAATCGCATGCTTGCCAATCGCCGTCTTATTTCCGAGTTCCAATCAGGCACTTTCCATCCCGGTGACGCGGTTAATGGCCGCGACGAATGATTCCCAGATGCTGCGCTGCGCGGCCAGCACCTTCTTGCCGTCTTTCGTCAATTTGTAATAGCGCCGACGGCGTTGTCCGGCCTTTTCGATCCACTTGCCTTCGATCCAGCCGCGTTTTTCCAGGCGATAGAGCAGTGGATAAAGCGATGCCGCATTGAATTTCAGCACCCCGTCGGAGCGCGTTTCGATGAGTTTCCGCACTTCGTACCCGTGCCGCGGGCGGGCTTCCAACAAGGAGAGAACCAATAATTCCGCGCCGCCTTTTTTCAATTCGCGGTCGAACTTTTGTGTGTTGATATGTGACATAGCAACATATTATGTAGTCAGCTAATGCCTGTCAAAGAAAAGCTTTGGCGAAAGGGAAAATCGGGAAAAGAAAATTATGTGGCTGAGGCGCGCGTTTTCAGGAAAATTGATGCGCGTCAATTAATGCGGCTTTGCTGTTCGCATCAGTCGTAACGAAGTGCTTCGTTGGGATCAACTTTGGTTGCCCGGCGGGCGGGGAGGAAACATGCCGCAGCGGCGACCAATCCAAGCAGCATGATGACGCTGAGCAACGAAATTGGATCAGTGGCGGACACGCGGAAAAGGTCTAGCTGGCTGCCCAGCAAGCGCGCCATTGCAACGCTGGCGATGAGGCCAACGCACAGGCCTGCACAAACCAACTTGCCGCCCATTCGAAAAATCAACCGATGAATGTCAGAGCTTTGCGCGCCCAATGCCATACGCACGCCGATTTCACGCGTTCGCATGGAAACCAGGTATGACAGCACGCTGTAAATTCCCGCCAGCGCCAATGCCAACCCCAGCGCCGCAAACAAACTGAACAGCGCCATCGTGAAACGCGGTTGCGCCGTTCGGAAGCCCATGAGTTCTTCGAAGGTAATTGGATTGCTGATCGGCTGTTGGCTGTCCAGCGCTTGCACCTGCGCGCGCAGCGCATTGACCAGCGCCAGCGGATCGCCCTGCGCTCGAATGGCGAGTGTGCGTCCCGGCGGAGCCAGCAGGGTGTAAGGCACGAGCACTGCGGGTTGCGGTTCGTTGCGCACATCGTCGTTTTGAACGTTGCCCATAATGCCGATAATCGTAACGTCGGGAGACGCGCCGGCGGATGTCAATAAATTCGGACGGCTCGGCTTTTCCAGCTCGTTCAGCCGAATGCGATGGCCAATCGGGTTTTCTCCGGCGGGCCAAAGTTTTACGGCGGCTTCATTGATCACGGCCAGGCGTTCGCCCGTATTGACTTCCTGCTCGGTCAGCATGCGGCCTTGCCGTAATGGAATGCTCAACGTGCGCAGATAATCCGCCCCGGCCAGAACCATGCTGATCCCGCGCGCTTCCAAGTTGGGTTGTCCGTCAATCGCATACGCCGTATCCGGGCCGCCGAATGGCAAACCGCCATTGCCGATGGTCGCCGCCACAACGCCGGGCACATTTCGCACGCGTTCCAACAAATCATGTGCAAAGCGATTGCGCTGTTCCCACGTCGAATACCGTTTGGGCGGAAGCGGAATGCCCGCGCCCAACACGTGTTCCGGTTGGAAGCCAAGCTCGACCTTTTGTAGCGCCAGAAAGCTGCGAATGGTCAAACTGGCGCTGACCAACAACACGACCGCCAACGCAACTTCGACGACCACTAACGCTGCGCGAACTTTGCCGCCGGACGCGGCGCTGGAGCCGCGCGATTCGTCTTTCAGCTTTTCGACCAGGTTGAAGCGTGACGATTGCAACGCCGGAACCAGCCCAAACAAAATGCCTGTTAGTATCGAAACGCCAAAACAAAAGAACAAGACATACCTGTTGACTTCGATTCGCGATTCATTGGGCACGAAGTCGCTGGGCATCAGGGTGACCATCAACTGCGTAATCCAGTACGCAAACAACAATCCAAGCAATCCGCCCATCGCCGACAGCAGGACGCTTTCCGTCAGCAGTTGCCGCACCAGTTTTCCGCGCCCTGCGCCCAACGCCATCCGAATGGACATTTCTCTCGCCCGCCCGGTCGCTTTGGCAAGTTGCAGGTTGGCGACGTTGGCGCAGGCAATCAGCAACAGAAACGCCACTGCGCCAAACAACAATTGCAAACTACGTTTCATTTCGCCGCTGGCGACCGTGATGTCCAGGTAATTGGTCAGCTTGCTGGTGAAATCTTCGTTCGGAAATCGCGCTTGCGGATTTTTGGCGACTTCCAGGTGCAGCGTGTGAAGTTGCTGCGTTGCCGTTGTCGCCGTCATCCCGGGTTTCAACCGCACGATGGGAAAGATCATTTGCGTATCGCGGGCATTGATGCCCATTGGGAGCCAGACGCCGTTGTCCGTCCACCATCCGAAGCGCGGCGGCATGACGCCGATGACGGTGTAGCTTTCTTCGTTCAATCGGATCGTCTTGCCCAGAACCTTTGGATCGCCGCCCATTCGTTGCCAGCGTTTGAAACTCAAAACCGTCACTGGCTCCGGCTCGCCGTTGGGACGAATGTCCGAAGGCTGAATCGTTCGGCCCAGCAGCGGCGGCACGCCCAGAAAGTTGAACGCATTTCCGGACAAGCGAATCGCGCCGATGGTTTCCGGCGCGTATTCTCCGGTCAGCAACATGTTTCCCGGCCCGGTAGCCATGACATCGGAAAAGACAGGCATCTTGGCCATTTCCGCAACAGCGCTTGGCGGATAAGGGCGCATCGTCTGGTTCGATTTGACGCTGACCAGGCCGGGCGTCCAGATTTCGCCGGGCTTTGCGTATGGATAAGGACTGATCAGCACGCCGTAGATCACGCTGAACAAGGCCGTCGTTGCTCCGATGCCCAGCGCCAGCGTCAGCACAGCTACGACGGTAAAGCCCTTGTGCTTAAGCAGCATTCGCATGCCAAAGCGTATGTCTTGAAACATCTCGTCCTCCCATCGTTCTCGTTGCAACCACAACGCGTCCCAAAATGCGCCCAGGCTGCGACAAAACAGTTCCAGTTTGTTTTGCCAATTGAGTTTGTCCCATTCCGCCAGCATCGCCTCGCGCCAGTGCAGTTCGGCTTCCCACTCCTGGCGCCAATCGGCGCGCAAACGTTGCGGCACGATTACGCCGATCCCGCGAATCAACCAAAGCCAGAATCGAATGGAAAATCCTCGTGCCACCTTGGCCATCAGCTTCACTCATCTCGCAGTGCAACCATTGGATCAACTTTCGACGCACGCCGGGCAGGCAGGTAAGCGGCCAATGCTGCAATCGTCAGCAGAAGAACCGTCGCCAGCGCAATCGTCAGCGGGTCGTTTGGCTTCAACCCAAAAAGTAGGGAAGACGCCGTTTGCGTTGCCGCCAATGAAGCGAGCACGCCGATGACGATGCCGATCAGCACCAGCGTCAACGCTTCGCGTAGAACCAACCAAAGCACATTCTGACGCTGCGCGCCGAGCGCCATGCGGATGCCAATTTCGTTGGTGCGTCGCGCGACAGCGTATGACAAAACGCCGTACAGCCCAATGCAGGCCAGCAACAATGCCGTCAGCCCGAAAAAAGAGCCAAGGCGCGCCACCAGTTTTGGTTGGGCGAGCGAACGGCCAACCTGTTCGGATAGCGTAGCGACATTATCAATCGGCAGATTGCGGTTGGTTTGGCGTATGGCCTGACGGATTTGCGGAACGATGGATTCAGGCGCGCCGGAAAAACGAACTACAAAGTTGCGGAGTGGGTCTGATCGCTGCCCGTGCGCGTAATAGGCCATTGGTCGCAACGTTTCGGTCAGGCTGCCGTACTTGGCGTCCTTGACCACGCCGATGACTTCCAGTTCGTCACGAAAGTCCGCCGATTTGCTGAAGCGTTTGCCGAGCGGAGATTCATTTGGAAAGAAGCGGCGAGCCAATGCCTCACTGATGACAGCAACTTTCTGAGACTGTTCCGTGTCTTGCGGACCGAACGCACGACCGGCGACCAGTGGAATTCCCATTGCGGTGAAAAAGTCCGCGCCAACCACGTTTTGTTTCACCACAGGACTTTGCCCATCTGCCAGAGTTTTTTCGCGCGTGTAAATCGGACTTGACCATTGCCCGCCACCGAATACGAAAAAGGAAAATGATGCTGCCTGAACACCCGGAACTTGCTTCACTTTGTCTTCAACCTCGCGAAGCAATTGTGAAAGGCGCGCTTCCTTGAAACCGGTCGTCGTGGTGTCCAGACGGAACAGCATGACGTTTTGCTGATTGAATCCGGTGGGCACGTTTTGCAAATTGATCAGCGTGCGCACGAACAATCCGGCTCCGACCAGCAGCAGCAGCGAAAGCGCGACTTGCGCGACGACCAGTGCCTTGCCAAAAGGACTTTGCGCGGTTCCTTGTACGGTTCCTTTTCCGCCTTTGAGCGAGGAGTTGGGGTCAAGCCGCGCTGCGCGCAACGCCGGAGCCGTGCCGAAGATCAGCGCGGAAAGCAACGAAGCCAGCAGCGTGAATCCCAGAATGCGAAGATTGGGCGTGACGTCCAGCGGCAGCGGCTCCGGCCCATCCGAAGCCATCATCAGCAGCAAGCGGCTGCCCCACCAAGCCAACGCGATTCCCGCCAATCCGCCAAATGCCGCCAGCAACACGCTTTCGGTGAGCAACTGACGAACAAGCCGTAACCGGCCTGCGCCCAGCGACAGGCGCACGGCGAATTCTTTTTGCCGGCTGGCGGCGCGCGCCAGCAACAGGTTCGCCACGTTGGCGCAGGCGATCAGCAACACCAACCCCACCACAGCCATCAGGATTTTCAGGGAAAGCGAAAACTGTTGTCGCAAACCGGCAATGCCATTGCCGGCGGGCGTCAATTCAATGTGTGCTTTCTGAATGTCCTGCAATCGTTCGGGCGATGCTTGCGCGCCGGCCCATTCCTGCAAAGATTGTTTGAACAACAGGTTCACGGCTGCGCTTGCTTGTTCGGTACTCACGCCGCTTTTCAGCCGGCCGATCAGATACAGCGACTGGGCTTCTCTATCATTCCGCCCGTTCCAATGCGCGGGGGGTAACTGGGCTTCCATCGCCAGCGGAACCCAAATGTCCGGCGCTTGCCCGA from the Acidobacteriota bacterium genome contains:
- a CDS encoding ABC transporter permease translates to MTKVSLTTQFRFWQWLIALLGVLVPRRLRADWRQEWEAELRHRELLLGDWDKLDWRNKQDLLRRSLGAFWDAILLQPHRLEDEMFQDLRYGLRMLLKAPGFALIAVLSLALGIGANTAIFSFLDLVLLKSLPVQEPEQLVLFGNAEDGGLTNSFPKRSTDLFSYPFYQEVKQHNEVFSDVASLLSMPWSVHGTVSTDSSSGELEQMDVQLVSGTYFPVLGVNAGLGRVITEADDQTPGGHPVAVISNAWWERRLGGDPSAVGKTITIDQTTYTIIGVAPKEFFGTTVGQAPDIWVPLAMEAQLPPAHWNGRNDREAQSLYLIGRLKSGVSTEQASAAVNLLFKQSLQEWAGAQASPERLQDIQKAHIELTPAGNGIAGLRQQFSLSLKILMAVVGLVLLIACANVANLLLARAASRQKEFAVRLSLGAGRLRLVRQLLTESVLLAAFGGLAGIALAWWGSRLLLMMASDGPEPLPLDVTPNLRILGFTLLASLLSALIFGTAPALRAARLDPNSSLKGGKGTVQGTAQSPFGKALVVAQVALSLLLLVGAGLFVRTLINLQNVPTGFNQQNVMLFRLDTTTTGFKEARLSQLLREVEDKVKQVPGVQAASFSFFVFGGGQWSSPIYTREKTLADGQSPVVKQNVVGADFFTAMGIPLVAGRAFGPQDTEQSQKVAVISEALARRFFPNESPLGKRFSKSADFRDELEVIGVVKDAKYGSLTETLRPMAYYAHGQRSDPLRNFVVRFSGAPESIVPQIRQAIRQTNRNLPIDNVATLSEQVGRSLAQPKLVARLGSFFGLTALLLACIGLYGVLSYAVARRTNEIGIRMALGAQRQNVLWLVLREALTLVLIGIVIGVLASLAATQTASSLLFGLKPNDPLTIALATVLLLTIAALAAYLPARRASKVDPMVALRDE